The Mesorhizobium sp. B2-8-5 genome segment CCGAGCTTGCGCGGATTGATGCGCTCGCCAAGCAGGAAATGGCCGCCGATCAGGACCCAGAACGGCATGGTGTTGACCAGGAGCGTGTTGCGGGCAACGGTGGTGTATTCGAGCCCGATATAGAGGCACAGGAACTCGACGCCGAAGAGCACGCCGACGACGATGCCGGCGGGCAAAGTCCCATCCGCTTCGAACAGCTTGATGCCGCGCAGCCGGCACCAGCCAAGCACGCAGGCTCCCCCAATGAGCGATCGTGCGACCGAGACGAAGACAGGGTCGTAGCCTGCGTATGAGACCTTGGCGGCGACGTAGTTCAGGCCCCAGGAAAAGGTCAGTCCGACCATGATGACAGCCGCGGCCATGTCGACTGCATCGCGACGATCCAATGCGGGGGCGACAGCCAAGTCAGTCCTCCGCGCTCTGGTCGTCGAAGCCGATCAGGTTCCAGCTCTGGCGCATATGCGGCGGCATCGGCGCCGTGACGTCGATGACGCCCCGGTCCGGATGCGGGATGATAATGCGGCGCGCATGCAGGTGCAGGCGGTTTTGAATGCCGCCCGGGAAATCCCAGTTGGTATCTGCCTCGAAATATTTTGGGTCGCCGATGATCGGGCAACCTATATAGGCGGCGTGAACGCGAAGCTGGTGGGTGCGGCCGGTATAGGGCTCCATCTCCAGCCAGGTCATCGTCTGCGCCGCCTGCTCGATGACGCGGTAGTAGGAGACGGCGTGGTCGGCGCCCTTCTCTCCATGCGCGGCCACGCGCACGCGGTCGCCATCCTCCGTCGGCTCCTTGATCAGCCAGGTCGAGATCTTGTCCTCGCGCTTGGGCGGCACGCCCTTGACCAGCGCCCAGTAGGTTTTCTTGGTCTCTCGCGCCCGGAACGCTTCCGACAGCTTCATCGCCGCAAGACGGGTGCGGGCAACCACCAGCACGCCGGACGTGTCACGGTCGAGGCGGTGGACGAGGCGCGGCTTCTCGCCCTTCTGATTGCGCCAGGCCTCGAGCATGTCGTCGACATTGCGGGTGACGCCGGAGCCGCCCTGCACG includes the following:
- a CDS encoding RluA family pseudouridine synthase, whose translation is MAGVEQITIEAGEAGMRLDRWFKVHYPGLGFGHLQKLLRSGQIRVDGGRVKADTRVEPGQSVRVPPLDVDKKGDAPLTGHSIRNQADADVLAKMLLHEDPKVFVFNKPAGLAVQGGSGVTRNVDDMLEAWRNQKGEKPRLVHRLDRDTSGVLVVARTRLAAMKLSEAFRARETKKTYWALVKGVPPKREDKISTWLIKEPTEDGDRVRVAAHGEKGADHAVSYYRVIEQAAQTMTWLEMEPYTGRTHQLRVHAAYIGCPIIGDPKYFEADTNWDFPGGIQNRLHLHARRIIIPHPDRGVIDVTAPMPPHMRQSWNLIGFDDQSAED